A window of Haliscomenobacter hydrossis DSM 1100 contains these coding sequences:
- a CDS encoding TolC family protein yields the protein MKNAVLTCFWAVFSVTPSVWAQTDLSLSDAILTAKEKSIAAKLAENIRENKRFIYQTFLADLKPQLSLNASLPTYSRDFLDVRQPDGGVRFISRSQNTAQLGLSLFQDIPLTGGQLSVYSDLTRFDDFEQNFSAYNGSPLSIRYNQPLFAFNPYKWSRTIEKLKLEESRKDYKFQMEDLALQVVALYFNVIDAQEEVKIAQTNLNNNQLIKSIEEKRINLGTTTQEKLLQIEIQVLRAQQALKSAGAAMKTALLNLNILLGTQDQQQFRMMPPTQISFATAVDEAIAQQQALENRPEFLTYQRRKLEADRDLDEARKSRNQASVQAVLGFNGAGERLGDVVNPIKNQQKLNLGINVPIVDWGRNKNRVGIAEANQKVVAYTIEQEENNLRREIINLCGNLQLLEENILLAQKTDNIGIQRYQLALEQYQLGKLSITDLNLALGEKDQAKRTYLNALRQFWEAYFQLRKLTLFDFQSGVKL from the coding sequence ATGAAAAACGCTGTACTCACTTGTTTCTGGGCGGTTTTTTCCGTCACACCATCCGTTTGGGCACAAACAGACTTAAGCTTGTCGGACGCTATTCTTACGGCAAAAGAAAAATCGATAGCGGCTAAACTAGCCGAAAACATTCGGGAAAATAAACGTTTCATCTACCAAACTTTTTTGGCCGATTTGAAGCCACAACTCTCCCTGAATGCTAGTCTCCCCACCTACAGCCGCGATTTTTTGGATGTTCGACAGCCGGATGGAGGGGTCCGGTTCATTTCCAGATCACAAAATACGGCTCAATTGGGCCTGAGTCTGTTTCAGGACATTCCCCTCACGGGTGGCCAACTTTCCGTGTATTCTGATTTGACCCGATTCGATGATTTTGAACAAAATTTTTCGGCCTACAATGGTAGTCCACTCAGCATTCGCTACAATCAGCCCTTGTTTGCTTTTAATCCCTACAAATGGAGTCGAACCATCGAAAAACTGAAGTTGGAAGAATCACGCAAAGACTACAAATTCCAAATGGAAGACCTGGCACTCCAGGTTGTTGCTTTGTATTTCAATGTCATTGATGCACAAGAAGAGGTGAAAATTGCCCAAACCAACCTCAACAACAACCAGTTGATTAAAAGTATTGAAGAAAAGCGCATCAACCTGGGCACCACCACACAGGAAAAGTTGCTGCAAATTGAAATTCAGGTATTGCGGGCTCAACAAGCGCTCAAGTCTGCCGGGGCTGCAATGAAAACGGCATTACTCAATTTGAACATCTTGTTGGGCACTCAGGATCAGCAACAATTCCGAATGATGCCACCCACCCAAATCTCTTTTGCCACCGCAGTAGATGAAGCAATCGCCCAACAACAGGCCCTGGAGAATCGTCCGGAATTCCTCACCTACCAAAGGCGCAAGTTGGAAGCCGACCGCGATCTTGATGAGGCCCGGAAATCGCGCAACCAGGCTTCCGTTCAAGCCGTGTTGGGGTTTAATGGCGCTGGTGAAAGGCTAGGTGATGTCGTGAACCCCATAAAAAATCAACAAAAATTAAACCTGGGCATCAATGTCCCCATTGTAGACTGGGGACGCAACAAGAACCGCGTAGGTATCGCCGAAGCGAATCAAAAAGTAGTGGCGTATACCATTGAACAAGAGGAGAACAACCTCCGCCGGGAAATCATCAATCTGTGTGGAAATTTGCAATTGCTCGAAGAGAACATTCTATTGGCCCAAAAAACCGACAACATTGGCATCCAACGGTATCAACTTGCGTTAGAGCAGTATCAGCTGGGGAAATTGAGCATCACCGATTTAAACCTTGCCCTGGGTGAAAAAGATCAAGCCAAAAGGACTTACCTCAATGCCCTTCGGCAATTCTGGGAGGCTTATTTTCAGTTGAGAAAACTGACGCTTTTTGATTTTCAAAGCGGGGTTAAGCTCTGA
- the pheT gene encoding phenylalanine--tRNA ligase subunit beta, which yields MKVSLNWLKQYLNLDGLSPEKVGEILTDIGLEVESIERTESIKGGLAGVFVGHVVEREKHPNADKLSVTKVDIGTGNLLNIVCGAPNVAAGQKVLVATVGTTLYPIEGDPITLKKGKIRGEDSEGMICAEDELGLGHDHAGIMVLPPDTPVGQSAKDYLQLEEDHLIEIGLTPNRSDATNHLGVARDLAAALKINYGHSGEVCVPEVSKFKVDNHSLPIEVSVENTEACPRYSGVVIKGIVVGESPDWLKRRLQAVDVRPINNIVDVTNFVLHELGQPLHAFDLNEIKGRKIIVKTLPAGSKFLSLDEIERTLHAEDLMICDGDSTGMCIGGVFGGLHSGVKDSTVNIFLEAAHFSPTYIRRSSMRHNLRTDAAKVFEKGSDPNVTVFALQRAALLMQELAGGEIASEIIDIYPAPVVPQQITVNYTYVNTLLGVSLSPAEVQQILTAQGMSIVSADEKTFTVAVPTNKADVTRPADIVEEILRIYGFNRVAISEKFSISAALAPQPDPTLVRNAIGDFLAAAGFNEIMAVSLSQSRYYRQAFKNIADEELVYINNTSNVQLDIMRPDMLMSGLEAIVHNQNRQQTRLRLFEFGKVYRFKNGGIDEKAQLSIFLSGDRFGKSWLMQSAFEGSSNKTPYFTLKGYVQNVLSRLGYEGYQETVVENDERFAYGLQYHRGPQTLVTFGRVSSALVKEMGVRNEVYAAVFEWDTLLKSLRKQNVTYQEVSKFPSTSRDLALIIENSIKFSDIAAIARKVGKKMIKDVTLFDVYENAQQLGEGKRSYAVSYLFEDAEKTLEDKEVDKVMNQLIGEYEAKLGALIRR from the coding sequence ATGAAGGTTTCTCTCAACTGGTTGAAGCAATACCTGAATCTGGACGGCCTCAGCCCCGAAAAAGTCGGCGAAATATTGACCGACATAGGTCTGGAAGTAGAAAGCATCGAACGTACCGAAAGCATCAAAGGTGGTTTGGCCGGAGTGTTCGTTGGACACGTGGTAGAACGGGAAAAACACCCCAATGCCGACAAACTCTCCGTAACCAAAGTAGACATTGGTACGGGCAACTTGCTCAATATCGTCTGTGGAGCGCCCAATGTGGCCGCCGGCCAAAAAGTACTGGTCGCCACCGTTGGCACAACTTTATATCCCATCGAAGGTGACCCGATCACCCTGAAAAAAGGCAAAATCCGCGGCGAAGACTCCGAAGGCATGATCTGCGCCGAAGACGAACTGGGCCTGGGACACGATCACGCGGGCATCATGGTGTTGCCTCCTGATACTCCCGTAGGTCAATCGGCCAAAGACTACCTCCAACTCGAAGAAGACCACCTGATCGAAATTGGCCTCACCCCCAACCGCTCCGACGCCACGAACCACCTGGGTGTAGCCCGCGATTTGGCCGCTGCGCTTAAAATCAACTACGGCCACAGTGGTGAAGTCTGTGTACCCGAGGTCAGCAAATTCAAAGTAGACAACCATAGCTTGCCCATCGAGGTGAGCGTCGAAAATACTGAAGCCTGCCCACGCTACTCTGGCGTCGTCATCAAAGGCATCGTGGTTGGAGAATCCCCCGATTGGTTGAAGCGCCGCCTGCAAGCCGTGGATGTGCGCCCGATCAACAACATCGTGGACGTCACCAACTTTGTGCTGCACGAACTGGGTCAACCCCTCCACGCTTTTGACCTGAATGAAATCAAAGGCCGGAAAATTATCGTCAAGACCTTGCCTGCCGGCTCCAAATTTTTGTCGCTGGACGAAATCGAACGTACCCTGCACGCCGAAGACCTGATGATTTGTGATGGAGATTCCACTGGCATGTGCATCGGGGGTGTATTTGGGGGACTCCATTCGGGAGTAAAAGACAGTACGGTCAATATTTTCCTGGAAGCTGCGCATTTCAGCCCCACCTACATTCGCCGCAGCAGCATGCGCCACAATCTGCGCACCGATGCGGCCAAGGTTTTTGAAAAAGGCAGCGACCCCAATGTCACCGTTTTTGCCCTCCAACGCGCCGCTTTGCTGATGCAGGAGCTCGCCGGAGGGGAAATCGCTTCCGAGATCATCGACATTTACCCCGCACCCGTAGTTCCACAACAGATCACTGTAAACTACACTTATGTAAACACCCTTTTGGGCGTGTCCTTAAGTCCAGCGGAAGTACAACAAATATTGACTGCTCAAGGCATGAGCATCGTGTCAGCGGACGAAAAAACCTTCACCGTTGCCGTGCCTACCAATAAAGCAGATGTAACCCGCCCTGCCGACATCGTGGAGGAAATCCTGCGCATCTACGGGTTCAACCGGGTGGCGATTTCGGAAAAATTCAGCATCTCCGCAGCGCTTGCGCCGCAGCCTGACCCCACTTTAGTCCGCAATGCCATCGGTGACTTTTTGGCTGCAGCGGGTTTCAACGAGATCATGGCGGTTTCGCTCTCGCAATCGCGTTATTACCGCCAGGCGTTCAAAAACATTGCCGACGAAGAACTGGTCTACATCAACAACACCTCCAACGTCCAGCTCGACATCATGCGCCCCGACATGCTCATGAGCGGCCTGGAAGCCATTGTCCACAACCAGAACCGCCAGCAAACCCGCTTGCGTTTGTTCGAATTTGGCAAAGTGTACCGCTTCAAAAATGGCGGCATTGATGAAAAAGCCCAACTGAGTATCTTCCTCAGTGGTGACCGCTTTGGGAAATCCTGGCTGATGCAATCTGCATTTGAAGGCAGCAGCAACAAAACGCCTTATTTCACGCTCAAAGGTTATGTACAAAACGTACTCTCCCGCTTGGGTTACGAGGGCTATCAGGAAACGGTGGTAGAAAATGACGAGCGTTTTGCCTATGGTTTGCAGTACCACCGGGGGCCCCAAACTTTGGTTACCTTTGGTCGGGTCAGTAGTGCGTTGGTCAAGGAAATGGGCGTGCGCAATGAAGTGTACGCAGCTGTTTTTGAATGGGATACCTTGCTCAAGTCCTTGCGCAAGCAAAATGTAACCTATCAGGAAGTCAGCAAATTCCCGTCCACCAGCAGAGATTTGGCGCTGATTATTGAAAATTCTATTAAATTTAGCGATATTGCGGCAATTGCCCGCAAAGTGGGCAAAAAAATGATCAAAGACGTTACTTTGTTTGACGTGTACGAGAACGCTCAGCAACTGGGTGAAGGAAAAAGATCCTACGCCGTAAGCTATCTGTTCGAAGACGCTGAAAAAACCCTCGAAGACAAGGAGGTGGACAAAGTGATGAATCAATTGATTGGCGAGTACGAGGCAAAACTTGGAGCGCTGATCAGACGTTGA
- a CDS encoding cell division protein ZapA codes for MEGQEETKNITVVVAGRPYPLKIRVEDEASLRKIVKDVNEKINRFQLTYTQKDKQDCLSMALLTYAVDLHKTQLAAAQDAHLSAKLSHLEALLDQEA; via the coding sequence ATGGAGGGGCAAGAGGAAACGAAGAACATCACGGTTGTAGTTGCCGGACGTCCATACCCATTGAAAATCAGGGTTGAAGACGAAGCCTCCCTTCGCAAAATAGTCAAAGATGTCAACGAAAAGATCAATCGTTTTCAACTGACATACACGCAAAAAGACAAGCAGGATTGTTTGTCTATGGCGCTTTTGACCTACGCTGTTGATCTGCACAAAACCCAACTTGCCGCCGCTCAGGACGCCCATCTCTCGGCAAAACTCTCCCATTTGGAAGCACTCTTGGATCAGGAAGCTTAA
- the rny gene encoding ribonuclease Y, with amino-acid sequence MEIGIGAIIGLAIGVIAGYFLVQFFLNKSKQQKLEELNSQADLQIKEARLSAKRIVDEAETKAEKIVNQAESKNERIKQNKIQEAKDHFAKLKSDFDSRKTQQLVEMKEREMEIKALESEFKSKEEKIDERHRVLEQQRAEFELKDAETMAIRENLEKQLKIVAKKREELDQANEIRIKELEIISRLSEQEAKEQLLDAVRAKAQNDAMSIVKESIEQAKMDANKEAKKIVIQTIQRMCAEYTIENTVSVFHLESDDMKGQIIGREGRNIRALEAATGAEIVVDDTPEAIVISSFDPIRREVARLALKKLVADGRIHPARIEEVVAKTRKQLDEQIVEIGEKTVIDLDLHGLDPYLVKMVGRMRFRSSYGQNLIKHSIETANLCAIMAAELGLKPQQIKLAKRAGLLHDIGKVAEEESELSHAILGMQLCEKYKENPAVVNAVGAHHDEIEMNNIISPIVQACDAISGARPGARREILESYLKRIGELEDLAMTHEGVTKAFAMQAGRELRVIVESEKVTDQYADDLAFMISQKIQDEMQYPGQIKVTVIREKRAVAFAR; translated from the coding sequence ATGGAAATTGGAATAGGAGCAATAATCGGTTTAGCAATCGGAGTAATAGCGGGATATTTTTTGGTGCAGTTTTTCTTGAATAAATCGAAGCAACAGAAACTAGAAGAACTCAATTCCCAAGCCGACCTGCAAATCAAAGAAGCCCGCCTATCGGCAAAACGTATTGTAGACGAAGCCGAAACCAAGGCAGAAAAAATTGTCAACCAGGCGGAAAGCAAAAATGAACGCATCAAACAAAATAAGATTCAGGAAGCCAAAGACCACTTTGCCAAACTGAAATCGGATTTTGATAGCCGCAAGACGCAGCAACTGGTGGAAATGAAAGAGCGCGAGATGGAAATCAAAGCGCTCGAATCAGAATTCAAATCCAAGGAAGAAAAGATCGATGAACGCCACCGCGTGCTCGAACAACAAAGGGCTGAGTTTGAACTCAAGGATGCCGAAACCATGGCCATCCGCGAAAACCTGGAAAAGCAATTAAAAATTGTTGCCAAAAAACGGGAAGAGCTGGATCAAGCCAATGAAATTCGCATCAAGGAACTGGAGATCATCTCGCGCTTGAGCGAGCAAGAAGCCAAGGAACAGCTTTTGGATGCTGTGCGCGCCAAAGCGCAAAACGATGCGATGTCGATCGTAAAAGAATCCATCGAACAGGCCAAAATGGATGCCAACAAGGAGGCGAAAAAAATCGTCATCCAGACCATCCAACGCATGTGTGCCGAATACACCATCGAAAACACCGTTTCGGTATTCCACCTGGAATCTGACGACATGAAAGGCCAGATCATCGGTCGGGAAGGGCGCAACATCCGGGCATTGGAAGCGGCTACTGGCGCAGAAATTGTGGTAGACGATACCCCGGAAGCCATCGTGATTTCGAGCTTTGACCCGATCCGCCGCGAGGTGGCTCGTCTGGCCCTGAAAAAACTGGTCGCCGATGGCCGGATCCACCCTGCCCGCATCGAGGAAGTGGTGGCCAAAACCCGCAAACAACTGGACGAACAGATTGTAGAGATTGGCGAAAAAACCGTCATCGACCTCGATTTGCACGGTCTCGATCCGTACCTCGTGAAAATGGTGGGCCGGATGCGTTTCCGCTCTTCCTACGGGCAGAACCTGATCAAACACTCCATCGAAACCGCGAATCTTTGTGCCATCATGGCGGCTGAATTGGGCCTCAAACCCCAACAGATCAAACTGGCCAAACGAGCGGGTCTACTCCACGACATTGGTAAAGTAGCTGAAGAAGAATCAGAATTGAGCCACGCCATCCTGGGGATGCAGTTGTGCGAAAAATACAAGGAAAACCCGGCGGTAGTCAATGCCGTTGGTGCCCACCACGACGAAATCGAGATGAACAACATCATCTCACCGATCGTACAGGCTTGTGACGCGATCTCGGGCGCACGCCCAGGCGCACGTCGCGAAATCCTGGAAAGTTACCTCAAGCGCATCGGTGAGCTCGAAGACCTGGCCATGACCCACGAAGGCGTAACCAAAGCTTTCGCCATGCAGGCTGGCCGCGAGTTGCGGGTGATTGTGGAAAGTGAAAAAGTAACCGACCAATATGCCGACGATCTGGCGTTCATGATTTCCCAAAAGATTCAGGACGAAATGCAGTATCCTGGTCAGATTAAAGTGACGGTGATTCGGGAGAAGCGGGCAGTGGCATTTGCACGGTAA
- a CDS encoding OmpA family protein yields MRLVLNLLVVVLALGSMQSCVSKKKFDELLASKEAADKALAETQTKVANLEKENTDLKTQLEAEKTRLNGEIANLRKDLDATKGQISAVQQKLDMSQAELTKVKNEVNGIFSAYKSSGLTAEERDGRLYLMTSAPMDYKTGSYALSKAQREAVAQLATTLKSNPKLKILVEGHTDSDKVRGGAAYQDNWELSSKRSLAICRELIKNGVSPAQVATVGRGETMPKADNSTKEGKAANRRSDVVADPDMAPLLQITKQ; encoded by the coding sequence ATGCGTCTAGTACTCAACTTACTAGTAGTTGTTCTTGCGCTAGGTTCTATGCAATCTTGTGTTTCCAAGAAAAAGTTTGACGAACTGCTTGCCAGCAAGGAAGCAGCCGACAAAGCTTTGGCTGAAACACAGACAAAAGTAGCCAACCTGGAGAAAGAAAACACTGACCTGAAAACCCAATTGGAAGCTGAAAAAACTCGCTTGAATGGCGAAATCGCCAACTTGCGCAAAGATCTTGACGCTACCAAGGGTCAAATCAGTGCAGTTCAGCAAAAATTGGACATGAGTCAAGCTGAATTGACCAAAGTCAAAAACGAAGTAAACGGAATTTTCTCTGCTTACAAGAGCAGCGGTTTGACTGCCGAAGAGAGAGATGGCCGTTTGTACTTGATGACCAGTGCTCCAATGGACTACAAAACTGGTTCTTATGCACTGTCAAAAGCACAACGCGAAGCGGTTGCTCAATTGGCAACTACGCTGAAAAGCAATCCAAAGTTGAAAATTTTGGTTGAAGGCCACACCGATTCAGACAAAGTACGTGGTGGTGCTGCTTACCAAGACAACTGGGAGCTGTCTTCCAAGCGTTCTTTGGCCATCTGCCGCGAGCTGATCAAAAATGGCGTTAGCCCAGCTCAAGTTGCTACCGTAGGCCGTGGCGAAACCATGCCTAAGGCTGACAACAGCACCAAAGAAGGCAAAGCTGCTAACCGCAGATCTGATGTAGTAGCTGATCCAGACATGGCTCCGCTGCTCCAAATTACCAAGCAATAA